The Hordeum vulgare subsp. vulgare chromosome 4H, MorexV3_pseudomolecules_assembly, whole genome shotgun sequence genomic interval CCAGGGCAGGGCTGCAgcaaggacggcggcgcgcgggatGGCGCCGACggcaacggcgacgacgatgacgacgatgatggcgaCTACACCGCCTTCTACGAGCTCCTCGGCATGAACTAGGCTAGCGACGGCAGAATGATGGTGGCGGCCGCGTAGTTTTTTTAATGTTTTTATGTACTTCTTTAAGTTTGTACAAATTTGAATGAAATCGTCTAAATTTCGTTCAAAATCGAGTGGGTTTCTTCAAATTTGATCCAAATTCAATTTTAAAAACGACGTGTGGGGGACGACATTGGAATGGCTGCGAATCCGACCCCTCCTAAGCCAATTTTAGCGCTCGTTCGCCCCCTAAAGGCTATTTCACGTTGTTGGGGCTGAAGGGTTGGAGATGGTCTTAGTCGCTGCTCCATCATGCCGCCCATGTCCGGCGACCTCGCATGTGATCGACCCTCACTCCCCGGGTATCGTGAGGGGCAGATGAGGACAGGGCCGGCCTTGAGGGGGGCGAGaggggcagccccccccccccccccgaaaacATAGGGGCCCCAAGATACGTGTGCTCTTGTGTAATTAGGCCTTAGCTACGACTGTGAGCTAAAATTAGTTGCAACGAGCTTATACATACATGCTCTCGTGTGGGCCTATGCGCGACGACACATGCGATCGATGATGGACTACAGGAACGGCGCATCACGCACGGATGACACCTCCTTAAATTCCATGACCTCCAGTTTAAGGGTAACCGCGCTGCCATAGCAGCCTCCTCCTGTGCAGGCCTCCCCGACACCTCCCTTCTTCCAACTCCGAGGTGGCACCGGCAGTGGCTCAGTTAATTCATGTGCAACAGCATGGACAAGCACCGACCCAAGCAGTTTTGAAGTACTACATCAGATCAAGCATGCATCTTTCTGATTAATATCCTCTGAGAAATAACTAGGCTTTACTTTCTCGTCGTACATATGCTTAGTCAAATGACTAGCTAGTGCAAGAATTAGTAGTATCTAGCGAATTATAGGAAGGAGATGGTTGTTCTTTTGACTTATTAATCTGATGTGTACTAAAGATCGATGAAAGACAAGGCCACAAGAAGTGGCGTATCTAGGACGAATTTGAAGGACAGGCTCAATTTAGTACAAGGACTGAATCTGGACTAAGATGGGCTAAAACTAGGCTGAGATGAGCTGGGATAGGCTGAATTTTAATTTTGAAGGGCAGGCTTCAGCCTGTTGATGCCTGCCCAGTAGAATCGTCACTGTCCACAACGGAATAAGATCACTAGTATCGATGGATAGACGACGATGTCCAGTCTGGCGAGCATGACACGTCAGAGTTGAAATTAATCAAAAAATGCATGACAAATTAATTCTATGTGACAAATTTTAAAATTAGCTCTGATTATGCAATGGGAGCAGTAAAGATGAATTTTCGTATGGCCAATTTTAAAGTTGCTTCTGATTGTGGAATGGGAGGAGTAAAAAGTAATATTGGTGTGACTAATTATGAAAGATACTgcatccgtcccaaaataattgtgtCAAGCTTAGCACAACTTTttattagagctagtacaaagttgagacatttattttgagacggaggaagtataatGCAAGCAATTTCCTTGTCGAAAACTAGACAAAAATAAGATTATATTAATATAACCCTAGAGCTTGGTCGACGTGCTAGTTTTGCACTGCTCTGGTACAAATGTCAGAAGCAATAAAAGCacttcaaaatttatatatacacATATTGATTATTGTTTTGAGTTTATACTAGAAAAAGAGCCCATGCGTTGCATCGGATATAAAATCTATACTGCCAAAATTAAATAAGAAACAATAGAAAAAATGCATTAGCACTTATATATGTTCTCATCTCTTTATAAATGTACACAATTAaaagattgccatgcaacagagttCAACCATTATTGCAATAATGGAAATTCCCTAGGTAACTTTGCACCTCATTGACAATTCGGTTGACCTAGATTCATGTCCCAATACCTACTATAAAAAGAAGATAGTCTAAGAAAAGAAATACGTACACTCTTCCAATGCTGCAAGATTAGGTTCCAACACATGCTATAAAGGTTCCTCACATAAAATTTGCATGTTTTGTTTTGCTTAAAAAACATTCAAATTTTATGTGAATAACCTTTTTTCTCAGAAATCATAAGAAATTTGTACTGAAATTAGTTAATACCAACCTTGAACTGGCGTATGTCTCATGCAAActgttgatgaagtgatcaatgcACAGCTTATGTATTTCTGCTGAATCACGTTTGATCATGCGCATGCATATCCATACAGCTTTTTGCCAAGTACTGACTGCTCTTGATCCTCACAAACGTGCTACTCATATTTACTAAATCACAAGCAGGTAAGGATTATTAATATTTTTGGTCAATTGATATGATCAATATTTTGTTTGTCTGCACACACCCATTTGCTCATATGTGTATGCATGCAGATCTATCCAGGCTCTTGCTTACATTCAATAGACACCCTGAATCCATGTCACGTCTTCAAAGCTAATGTGTGTAGTGCCGCTCGCTGCCCTGGtggtgcaagaggtgaagcatatgtGCACGAACGCGAGATGCAGAATAGCACACCTGATTCCTGACTGTCTATGGCGATGTCAATAAAACCATCACGACGCTGGAGAAACGACGATCTGCTACTTGAACGCGTCGGGGCGGCTCGGAGTTGACGCTGGTGTCATCCAAGGTGGTCACCGGGGCTGAGAGGTAGGTGTACGGGTTGAGTGCGGATACTGCAAACTCGAAAACTTCTACGGGGATGAACAACGATTCCCTAGAATCGCTGACGTCCGGCTAGAGCTCCGGCTAATGGCGTCAAGTTTCGAGGCGGGGTCGTGTGATCGAACAGATGAACCCCTACACGAGAGATAGGGTCAGCACGGTAGGGGGATATGTGGCGAACATCACAGAGGATAAGGGAGATGCTGGGGACCTCCGTTTCCGTCAAATTGACCGGCAAGAGAGTTTCAGGCGACAAAATTCGGGTGAGATCCATGCGCTCGAATCCGAGGGCAGTTCTACGGTTTGAGTACGGGAATTGAAAGAGGAGATCGAGGGGAGTCTCTCTACGCCCACAGATTGGCGAAGGTTGAGGGAATCGTGTGAATCGCATGGGGTTTGGATCGGCTCGATGCAGCTGTCGTGTGCGTCCAGGTCTCCGACGATGTCGAGGCACTCGTTCTGGTGCTCTGCTCAAGGGGGAAAAAGGTCAAGGAGAAGCTGAGAGGAGATGCCAAAAGGAAAGGCCGGGATGGGACCATCGGGGAACCTCTTGGTGCGATGAATTCGGTCGGCGAAAGCTTCAGGCGGATGCGTACTCCGACGAGATCCGACCGGACGTTCTAGGGCACGTGAGTAGGCGATTTGGGGAAAAAtcagcagaggaggaggaggtgagtaCTTATAAGGAACCAACTTGCACGTGGAGTCGAGGTGTTGATCGAATCGATCGAAGGTTTGGTTCAGGAGACGAACTCGTGTGCGTGCAGGACTTTGGATGGAGATAGGAGATGACTTGGCGGGGCCCTTGCGTGAGCCGGTGAGAGTGAGAAAAAAACGGTTATAACTTTAAAGACGGATTGTTGCTTGATTCCATGAAAACGGAAGGGTCTTTTTGCAAAACTATAAAAACGGTTCGTTCGTGTCACTTATGTCCGGACTGCGGGTTTATTTGGGAGAAAACGTAGGGGGTTTTCTGCAAAATATCCGACTACGTACAACAGAAGCGCatagcgctttattattagggaaagatTAGAGGTCCCAAATTCTAATTTCGTCCCGGACCCTCTAAATCTCAGGATCGGCCCTGGATGAGGAGCAGGAGCCAGCAGAGCAGCCACTCCATCGAACCGGTCGGTGGCTGGAGCACAGGGAGCCCTCGCTAACCAGTGCGGTCCTCGCCGGCAACATCCGTCCCTCTAGCCTGGGCGAGCTCAGCTCCGGTAACACCCGCGAGAAGCAGTCTAATTAACGCCGCCACCCCATTTCTTACCAACTGCACGAGGTCGCCGGCGAACTTCTCGTCGTCAATAGGATAACATGCGCGGGTGACTCGCACTGCTGACAAGGAGCACAGGAAAAGCCGGTAGGAGGACGAAACGCTGTGACACATGGAAATGGAATCGATGATGGACTAGTGGGGAAGAAGAAGTGGGATGTCTGCTTGGAGATTCACGCTTCCACGTGTCATACGATGGATAGGgtcgttttttcttttcttttggaagcatgCTACCCGGTCATATAAGGGGTGTTTGTTTTCAgtgactttttggtgtagggactaaaaaaagtctcttTTAGACCCGTGTGaaacaaacatgagggacttttaggggGCGTTTGTTTCCACGGATTTTTTCcattttagtcccatgtgaaacaaacaggagggacttttaggaggCGTTTGTTTCcacggactttttggtgtagggactaaaaaaagtcccttttagtcccatgtgaaacaaacagggACTTTTAGGTACTAAAATGAGGTATTTgaaactaaaggaagaagtccctatgagagagtctttttgggactttttgacATTTTTTTCAACAGTGTCCCTAATTTTAGCATGTCATAtaataacttctagtatattACTAGGGATAACATGGTCTTTTTTGCATATCATTTAATGACATCTAGTAAATGTTTAGTCCATGAAAACAGATACTCCTGaaacttctgaaacaaacaggtTTCAATTGCATTGTTTCTACGGAAAAGCAACTTCACCTTTCTACGTGATGCAATGTTGGAGTTGGCAGGGGCAAGGGTGGCATGACGCAATTGACCACGATGTGGCGGGTTGGTTGATGGCATTCTCCCAGTTGCATCACATGtttcaagtttcaacccattctCCCAATTGCCATCGCGCGTTTGAACTGCACattgttgctactactactactgaatCGCGCTCGCACGTGCTTTCGTTTACTGCGAGATTACTGCAAAAGCAGGATCTGCTTGAATTCGGAGTTGTCTCTGACCGCAAAATTGCTGCCGTGCGGAACAGAAACCCGATCCTTCACAAGATCTCTGCATCTTCTTCTCGACCCTGGCAAAAGGAAATGCGAACACATCGGCACCGATGATGCCCTGCGTCCGGCGAATTACAGCATGCGTGAGCAAAGCACTCACACGATTCCTTCCACATTGCCGGAAACCACGAGGAAAAGGCACGGAAACGAACCCGAACAAGATGAGCGAAGGCTCGACGTACAGAGTACAGAGTACAGACAGACACGGTACCTAGTCGAACCAATGAAGAGGATTAAACGCGACGGCTTGGTCCACGACGCACGGCCAAGACCTCTAGTAGAACCCCTGCACCGGCCACCGGCGGTCGGGGTCCGGCAGCCACGACGaccgcttcttcttcttgtccttcaccccctcctcgtcgccgtcgccgtcggagCTCTTGGTGGAGTCGCCGTCGGACGAGCCACCGCAGTACGCGCCGGCCGCCACGCCCCCTGCCGAGGACCTGTGCATGGACCGCACGTACTGGAGCAGCCTCCACGCCGCCGGCTTCtgctgctgcggcggcggcgggggcgtcaGGGGCGCGCCCCGCTTCGCCGGAGGAGGCGGGTCCTGCGCGCCAGCcgggccgtcgtcgtcgtcgtccgggAGGCGCGCGGGCTGGGACAGCCGCTCGTACTCCGGCAGCGGcacgatctcctcctcctccgacgcgcACTCCCCGTCCGCGCCGGCCTTGCCGCCGCCCACGCTGTCCATGAGCAGCAGCTGGTGGTGGCTCCTCGCCCTCGGCTTCCGCCGCCTCGCCCCGAACCtcgcgcctccgccgccgccgccgtggtggctcccctcctcctcctgctcgtcGTCCTCCGAGTGATCCAGCATGCCCATATTTAACGcgctcccgctcccgctcccgctcccgcagccgcGCCACAGATTAaaccatgcacacacacacacccacacacacctCTCTCTCGATCTCGCGCCGGGATTATAAACTTTGCGCCGAGCGAGGCGGcctagaagaagaagcggagCTAGCGGGCGACAGGCGATAGCGAGTTTTCAATGCGGGGTGGAGAAGTTTGACAAGGGTTGCTTTGCTCGAGCCCGCCAATGGCGATGGCGGGTAGGGAATTGGGGAACGGAATTATTGGGTTTGACTACGGGGGGTCGGGTCACGTCGTGGCGGTCATCGAGGGCCACGCGCTTGCCTCGCTCGAGGATGAGGTCCCGCCGCGGCGCACGGTACGCGGATACTACTTGGCGGCTCTCCGACCGGAGCCGCATCTTTCATTCTCCGTTCCATTGCCAATTTGCCATAGCGAAAGTAATCTCAGCAGGAGGAGATAATTACACCTACAGTCCTTGTACTCTCTGTCATGTAACACCATGGCCCTCGAACTCGCAGAGTGCTTCACTATGGTCATAAAAAAAAAAAGCGCTCCAATACAGTCCTGGCTACGTCTCCCTGCTACTGCCTGTAATACCGTGGCTCTGTTTGGATCGTAGGGTTAGATTTAGAGTGGGTTAGATTTGAGCCATCTAACCCTCAAAGATCCAAACAggtgggttagagttggttagatgcatctaacccacccaaaaaactctaacccacccaagaggtgcttttttgggttagagtaGGTGGGGTCCAGGGAAAGAGAGAGGTTCAAAATAGCCAAATGATTAAAAAAaacatttattgtccatctaaccctctcatccaaacacctttagagttagagttagttcaggttAGTTCGAAAGTTAGAATataactctaactctaaccaggttagagtatccaaacagggcccgtACAAGTGTGGGTTCCGCATGTCAGGTTTTGAGAGAGACAATTGGTGGGAAAAAAACATGCAAATGGGATTCGAGCCTGAGTTTATTCGTTAGAAAACAGCCAAGCTAACCACTTATCCGGTATATTCCTGTGTCCTGATGTCACTCACTGATCTATAGTCCATATAAAGCCATTTTTGTATCACGCCATATAACAGTACATATATTTAAGTCGGCCCAGTAGCTTAGTGTACCTTTCTTTAAATATCTTTAAGCGGTTTTACTAATGCTTATTCTATTTTCATTTATTTGAACAACGTTTTGTTATGTTTTCCTTTTTTCATCTATAAACAAATCCAGTTGTAGTGCATTTTAAATCTATATTCCGTTCTCATTATTTCATGCCTTGAAGAGGTAAACATGATCTTATAAAAATTATTTGGATTTAACAAAAAAAAGTGTTGGAACATTTATTTATATTCATTCAGGACCACAAACACGTGCATTTATTTTGTATCCTCATTGTATTTTTAAAatataaaactatttaaaaatttgACAGCGTGTATTTTATATAACGTTCAGCGTGATTTTagaaaatattatatttttaTCCAAATATACGCCCAATTACAGAATTTTCTTATTCTTTTATTTTTCAAGTTCGCCTTTTTAACGTTTCCCATTTTAAAAATAAATGTTAGAAAAAACTATAATTATTATTAATGCATGCATAATTACCTATATTAGTAAGTTCTATAAAATAAAAATGGGAAATAAATACGATTTTACTTTTTAGGGAAACAGAAAAATGTATTTTTACATCTAACACGAAATTGGTaactaaaataaaaaggaaaccggTAGAATACGAAGACATTACTCTACTGGTCCGGCCCAACTATATGTGCTACCGTAGTCACAATAATAGGGACTTGTTCACATAAAATTGTCGATCAATTGCTAGACATGATGCGTGGTCTAGTTTGATTGTTAGCTTGGCGTAAGGTATGCGTTTGGTCCCTGGTTCAAATCCTTCCCAAGTCCTATTTTTTGCATGTTTCTCTTTGATGCTGGCATGCGGGaaccacacatgtattgtgtGCTGACGTGGCGTCGCGCTGGGCTGCGGCATGTAGCGGGGGATGTAGTCAGGACTATATTGGAATTTGAGGACCGTAGTGGAGCACTCCACATGTTTGAGGACCGTAGTGGAGCACTTCACGAGTTTGAGGACCATCATGTTACAAGCCGGAGAGTACAAGGACGGTAGGTATAATTGTCTCCAGCAGGAGTAATATAGGATCCAACTTAGTACTCcattcgtcccaaaataagtgtcttaaatttagtacaattttatactaaagctagtacaaagttgagacagttattttgggatgcAGGAAGTAGTAAATTTGCTTATCTGATAATGATATAATAAAACAGAAGATTTGCTTTAAATAACATACTAGGAATATGGCCCGTGCGTAGCAACGGGAAAAAAAAAACCACACATTTTTAACTTACAAAAAGTGGTCTATTGTTTGTGTATTTGTAGCTACGATCCAAACAAAGATGATCTTAGATTACAAAAATGCAATTCAAGATTGCATAGGTCTTCTATTTAAATATGACTTGCCTGTAgagttaatacgtacaaagaaacgGTCAAGTGATCTTCAATTTCGTCTGTAAACCTGATTTTGCTGAGATGTTCATCCACAATCCAAATCAGTactggtatgaaagaaagacggatAATGCATTATGgattaagattgcatcctagataatatttttaaaatggttAACACCTAAAATAAAGTCATAttcaaattctacatatttttataaCCAACatccatatataacatgttaaatttgaagttatggtttagaagatatgagtattttaaaaaacatttaatatgtacTATGGGTTTAATGTCAAAAACATTAGGGGGTTTTCTATAAAATAgcatgacggactaagaatacctattttctttattagtaggtatagattttctttgtttcataatataagagcgtttctcACACTACACTAGAGTTAAATTTTTTTAATACAATACAAAAACAAGCGCTCATAAACTAGGATTCGATACCGTG includes:
- the LOC123451072 gene encoding ubiquitin carboxyl-terminal hydrolase 51-like, translating into MGMLDHSEDDEQEEEGSHHGGGGGGARFGARRRKPRARSHHQLLLMDSVGGGKAGADGECASEEEEIVPLPEYERLSQPARLPDDDDDGPAGAQDPPPPAKRGAPLTPPPPPQQQKPAAWRLLQYVRSMHRSSAGGVAAGAYCGGSSDGDSTKSSDGDGDEEGVKDKKKKRSSWLPDPDRRWPVQGFY